One window from the genome of Cardiocondyla obscurior isolate alpha-2009 linkage group LG04, Cobs3.1, whole genome shotgun sequence encodes:
- the Rad51d gene encoding DNA repair protein RAD51 homolog 4 — MIRLNTDVHPSLSEMVTENLRRRNVITIIDFVSADPIKLASFTSFTYTDILQIKQHILKKFGGVKKNVIELLVKECNDIIPTKINSLDKLLKGGLYQGQLCEVCGSSSSGKTQLCLTIAANVASQSDIVVWYFDTKNDFSKMRYEEIVKARNSTQEIIENVLCNTKICQTHSSQELIQALRQLRIFYKQKQNDVSYADKKTFLVIIDSLPAVIFKVARNAQQSDLETTHELDDLAHVCQLLTSECNAIVLTVNLVTQWISPEQKHSTNMTSALGKYWAQIPTTRLFIARQYDETRKINVWKDSRLTKNSFCTVNINHVGVTS, encoded by the exons atgATCAGATTGAACACGGATGTTCATCCGAGTTTATCCGAGATGGTAACGGAAAACTTACGACGAAGAAATGTAATCACAATCATAGATTTTGTCTCGGCCGATCCAATTAAGCTTGCAAGTTTTACTAGTTTTACATACACG gatatattgcaaataaaacaaCACATACTGAAGAAGTTTGGTGGTGTAAAGAAGAATGTAATCGAGCTTCTTGTAAAAGAATGTAATGACATTATTCCAACTAAGATAAACAG CTTAGACAAATTGTTGAAGGGTGGCTTGTATCAAGGACAATTATGTGAAGTATGCGGATCCTCATCCTCTGGAAAGACTCAGTTATGTTTGACAATAGCTGCTAATGTTGCTAGTCAATCAGACATCGTTGTATGGTATTTTGATACAAAGAATGATTTCTCCAAAATGCGTTACGAAGAAATCGTGAAGGCAAGGAATTCTACACAAGAg attatAGAAAATGTATTATGTAATACAAAGATTTGCCAAACACATTCTTCTCAAGAATTAATACAAGCCTTGCGACAATTGAGGATTTTTTACAAACAAAAGCAAAATGATGTATCTTATGCAGACAAAAAGACCTTTCTCGTGATTATCGATTCTCTACCAGCAGTTATTTTTAAG GTAGCACGAAATGCTCAACAATCTGATTTAGAAACCACTCATGAACTTGATGATTTAGCTCATGTATGTCAACTTCTTACAAGTGAATGTAATGCTATTGTACTTACTGTAAATCTAGTCACTCAATGGATTTCTCCAGAGCAAAAGCACTCTACCAATATGACATCAGCTTTAGGAAAATATTGGGCACAGATACCGACCACCAGATTATTCATAGCAAGGCAATATGATGAAACTCGGAAAATTAACGTTTGGAAAGATTCGAGATTAACCAAGAACTCTTTTTGCactgtaaatataaatcatgTTGGAGTGACATCATag